In the genome of Candidatus Zixiibacteriota bacterium, one region contains:
- a CDS encoding STAS domain-containing protein gives MKFNDSLEGNVVVLEVSGKIMGGDETTMFHGKIHEYITANNKNFVVDLAKVDWMNSVGLGMLISALTTVKNSGGRLVLANITKIESILTITRLITVFEHFDSREDALKSFSA, from the coding sequence ATGAAGTTTAATGATTCCCTCGAAGGAAATGTGGTCGTGCTTGAAGTTTCGGGCAAGATCATGGGTGGTGATGAAACCACTATGTTCCATGGTAAGATTCACGAGTACATTACCGCCAATAATAAAAATTTCGTGGTTGATCTGGCCAAGGTCGATTGGATGAACTCTGTCGGTCTGGGGATGCTGATATCAGCTCTGACGACAGTCAAGAATTCCGGCGGTCGTCTGGTGTTGGCCAACATCACCAAAATTGAGTCAATCCTGACTATCACGCGGTTGATCACAGTGTTCGAACACTTTGATAGTCGTGAGGACGCTCTCAAGTCGTTCTCTGCATAA